One genomic segment of Capricornis sumatraensis isolate serow.1 chromosome X, serow.2, whole genome shotgun sequence includes these proteins:
- the LOC138071054 gene encoding histone H2B-like, which translates to MDSVCDVRESRAYKFGQRPSTPSLFFRLSWGSGVAAMSEPTPNNSEEDVITKEMGTSETEPSDTEMAKAGASNQTCVMPNQKRVLKQVHTGLSLSRESVNILDSFVKDMFERIAEEAGRLAHCNRRCTMMTEDIQTAVRLLLPGELGKYATSEATKTVIRYRTSR; encoded by the exons ATGGACAGTGTCTGTGACGTCAGGGAAAGCAGGGCCTATAAATTCGGCCAACGGCCTTCAACGCCCTCACTGTTCTTCCGGCTGAGCTGGGGGAGTGGTGTCGCTGCCATGTCTGAACCAACCCCTAACAACTCTGAGGAAGACGTGATCACCAAAGAAATGGGCACCTCTGAAACTGAGCCCTCTGATACGGAGATGGCGAAAGCAGGGGCCTCCAATCAGACCTGTGTGATGCCGAAccaaaaaag GGTGCTGAAGCAAGTACATACAGGCCTGAGTCTTTCCCGTGAGTCCGTGAACATCTTGGATTCGTTTGTGAAAGATATGTTCGAGCGGATTGCCGAAGAGGCTGGGCGCCTGGCCCACTGCAACAGGCGCTGCACCATGATGACCGAAGACATCCAGACAGCTGTGCGTCTTCTGTTGCCTGGGGAGCTCGGCAAGTATGCCACATCCGAGGCCACCAAGACGGTCATCAGATACCGCACCAGCAGATGA